The DNA region CTGGTACCTTTTTGTCAAAAGATGTTATATTACTATCACCTTTTTTTATGTAACTGTAGAAATATAGTAGGTGTTGTTATGAAAGTCATaataaccaaaagaagaaaagagagggcagacaaaaaatgaagaagatgaaatttgTGTTACCAAACAAACTAGTTTTTGGTTATTCAGGATATGGGCCGAAAAGTTTATATAGAATGCTTCTCTAATTTTGTAGAAACTGAGATGAAAAGAAGACAATCAAGGATATGGGCCTTATCTCCAACTGTTGTCCCTCCCCTATTCTGCacgatttcttttttaatttggaacGCTCCAACCATTCCCTTGGTTATTTTGATATGCATGGGATGATGGGAAGCACGTAATCGTTTCGTTTTCGAGAATGTGGTAGGAATCTTTTAAAGTCTAAACCAAGCTCTCAATCTGagtttatttttagtaaaatgCCCATGAAAATCACATATCCTGTAATcatctctttttcattttcatgaaattaaaataaagcccaaaagagaaaacatgtaACATCAGGAAGATGGAAAGTAAGGTAACACAGACGCAGTATTAATAAGGAACCAACCACACTGATGATCTCTTGttcatgaaaaaagaaaatcgCATGGTTTGcaaggacaaaaaaaatcataacttaaCATGTTAAAGTTTTTCTCTGCGTTTGGTGATGAACCAAAGAGCCTTATGGTTCACTAGTGGAGGCACAAACATGGATTTTATTGATACAACCCGATCAAGGAGGCTCTAGCTGGAAAACTGGAAAAATTACCGAGTCAACTCGGTTTAATTACTGGTTGGCAAACTTGACTCCCTTTTCGATGGAGGATTTGAGTTCTGGCTTCAATGCTTCCAAGCCTTCCTTCTCATAGTCTGAGAGTGGTCCCAAGTCGAGAACCTCCTCCACACCGTTCTTCCCCAACCTCACCTGAATCACAATCAAACCCTCACATTCATCAACAGATTCATGAGACCATAGCATGTTTACAATGTCTGCTTGAAGCTAAAGTTTTGAGGATTACCTTTGAGGCAAAGAAAGGAAGCTCGGTGATTGTGGATTGCACGTATGAGCATTCTACAACATCTGGAACACCATTGAGTCCTTTCAAGCATGCATCAGCGAATAGTGCTCCAGCATAGCTGCAATAATAACCAGATTTCCAGAAGTTAAGAATCAAAAGTGGATTCAAGAAACGTTTCCCAAGTAAAGtgagaaaaattaagaaaagaccCAGGCACAATACTTACGCCATTGACAATGTAGCCGACCCTTTTCCTGCTTTTGCCTCCACGACTTCAGTACCACCATCTTGGGTACGCTTAGTGAGGGCGGTGAGTACGTCACTTGACAAGTTGGCTTGAGGAGAGGCCTACATGTTTACAAACAGAGAAACTTGAGTCGAACTGAGCTGAACCACAGttgtaagaaaaagaacattCAACCACATTCTGAGTAGAGAGAAAGTGAGAGGTAAcctgagagaagagaggaagaattGTAACTCCAGCATGACCACCAATCACTGGGACATTAACTTCTGCAAACACAAAAAAGCATTTACATTAAAGCCTCAGGCCTGGCATTCAATATTTCTGGATAAGACAGTATAGTGCCTATATGTTAAGACAACACCCTTGAACACAGCTCACAAGTAAAAACACATTTTGAAGTAAGACTTATGAATACAAGAGAGGAAAAGGCAACAACACAAACCTGCAACAGGGACATTAGCCTTTCCAGCGTAGAAAGTCTTGGCCCTAACAACGTCAAGAGTGGTAACACCAAACAATTTCTTTTCATCGTACATACCAGCCTTCTTAAAGATCTCAGCTGCAATCGGAACAGTGGAGTTCACAGGGTTGCTGATCATGTTAATAAGTGCCTGAATCAACAAAAGCGTAAAGTTCAGTCATTTTGATAGAGAAACCAAAATGtagcaaaaccaaaaccaaaagggCGACACTGTAGACCTAAAAATCAACAATCTTGAAGAAGCGAGGGCAAAAATCACGATCTAACACAATTGAGACCTAAACACACAACAACTATTGTTGAAATGTAAACTCTGAGATGCATTATGTAACAGAGTAGGCTTACATGAGGGCAGTACTTGGCGATGGCAGTGCAAAGGTTCTTGACAATTCCAGCATTAATGTTGAAAAGATCGTCACGGGTCATACCAGGCTTCCTTGGTACACCAGCTGGGATGATGACAAGATCAGCTCCTTCCAGAGCTTTGGCCAAGTTATCATCGCCCATGTATCCAGCAACCtatcccaaaacaaaacaaaagagacaaagtCAATCGCACATAGAACAACATTTTGATCTAATGTAGAAGGATTACTAAAAGTATAGTGAAAACGAATCTAATATAAATCTGAAGGGGAATGAATTGGTTTGATAGAAGAATTTTTACATCAGATCTGGTGTTGATGTGACCGACATCAGCGGCAACTCCAGGGGTGTTGGCGATATcgtagagggagagagaagagacgaGAGGGTTGAGCTTCATGAGGAGAGCAAGAGGCTGACCGATTCCACCGGCGGCACCAAGGATGGCGACTTTTCGCTCCGGGACGGATCCGGAAGAGAAGCTACGGCGGTTAACCGCCTGCTTCGCGGAGGCAGAAGATCGGACGAGCATAGATCTGAACATTTTTGGGTTGGTGATtgaaatctagggtttcttcTACAGAGACGAGCTACGAAGAAAATGATTTTATGTGGTGAATGACGAAGCTGGGCGAGACACTCGAGGGGATACTTTGATGATGAGATATATACTACCACTTCCTCCTCTCTTTTACTTTAATGCTTTCCACTCTTTTCTcggaattttattttctcattaagttttttttttggtttaattttcattttatttaggGAAATATATctacacatattttgtaattttaaccGTATTGG from Camelina sativa cultivar DH55 chromosome 3, Cs, whole genome shotgun sequence includes:
- the LOC104778260 gene encoding malate dehydrogenase 1, mitochondrial-like, yielding MFRSMLVRSSASAKQAVNRRSFSSGSVPERKVAILGAAGGIGQPLALLMKLNPLVSSLSLYDIANTPGVAADVGHINTRSDVAGYMGDDNLAKALEGADLVIIPAGVPRKPGMTRDDLFNINAGIVKNLCTAIAKYCPHALINMISNPVNSTVPIAAEIFKKAGMYDEKKLFGVTTLDVVRAKTFYAGKANVPVAEVNVPVIGGHAGVTILPLFSQASPQANLSSDVLTALTKRTQDGGTEVVEAKAGKGSATLSMAYAGALFADACLKGLNGVPDVVECSYVQSTITELPFFASKVRLGKNGVEEVLDLGPLSDYEKEGLEALKPELKSSIEKGVKFANQ